One window of the Chitinophaga niabensis genome contains the following:
- a CDS encoding T9SS type A sorting domain-containing protein: MLFFAVNECYAQTGVSIPANADIMAHKTDTIAIFSDVQNHGRFGSMKGAVVMFFGQKWKNDETALLTDEHDYNDTVAGYGGIFRFMQQGTTPQYIYGAYNASTRNGPSFPNVSINNPFGVYLDDLSDLKIRNTLNFENGHLHLNGWNLVVGNLSPGIISGYSDKRFIVTGQNVGGGFLYREHITPQDKQVVFPIGTKEGSYSPLALQNLEFASENFRARVFDNVYRNATSGSILSGNNVLKTWNLAHGGNSSNVFVWLQHEAKDEGPAFTLLREFSYISLYRNPGGWDTIPPGTVENPGRLTAGPLNLSSYTNTRTFPGGLGNNVYFTKSALFVPRAISSLGFNAFRVSLRMVETNWAASREVNILQYEVQRRKENEDSFYTVKVLPPKTPRGIVNTSVQYYTVPDDNFYDNWTYYRLKVLGLDGLITYSEIRKVPWFYEIKVSPNPNNGLFYVSLYGLHKAVRMEMYDIAGRLHNTRILTESNTRIQMSRLPAGSYVLVFYDMEDRSKLLDRKQIIILK; this comes from the coding sequence ATGCTATTCTTTGCTGTGAATGAATGTTATGCCCAAACCGGTGTGTCCATTCCAGCCAACGCAGATATCATGGCCCATAAAACAGATACCATCGCTATCTTCAGCGATGTACAAAATCACGGCCGCTTCGGTTCTATGAAAGGCGCTGTAGTGATGTTCTTCGGGCAAAAATGGAAGAATGATGAAACAGCACTTTTAACAGATGAGCATGATTATAATGATACGGTAGCCGGTTATGGCGGGATTTTCCGTTTCATGCAGCAGGGTACAACCCCGCAATACATTTATGGTGCCTACAATGCCAGCACCCGCAATGGCCCGAGTTTTCCGAATGTTAGTATCAACAATCCCTTTGGTGTATACCTTGATGATCTCAGCGATCTGAAGATCCGAAATACCTTGAATTTCGAAAACGGGCACCTTCACCTGAATGGCTGGAACCTTGTAGTGGGCAACCTTTCACCGGGTATCATTTCAGGATATTCGGATAAACGTTTTATTGTAACAGGGCAGAATGTGGGCGGCGGCTTTTTATACCGGGAACATATTACCCCGCAGGATAAACAGGTGGTATTCCCGATAGGTACTAAAGAAGGTAGTTACAGCCCGCTTGCATTACAGAACCTGGAATTCGCCTCTGAAAATTTCAGGGCACGTGTGTTCGACAATGTATACAGGAATGCCACATCGGGTAGTATCCTTTCCGGCAACAATGTATTAAAAACATGGAACCTCGCACATGGCGGGAACAGCAGCAATGTATTCGTATGGCTGCAACATGAAGCAAAAGATGAAGGCCCTGCATTTACCCTGCTCCGGGAATTCAGTTATATTTCCCTGTACAGAAACCCCGGCGGCTGGGATACCATTCCTCCCGGCACAGTAGAAAATCCGGGCAGGTTAACCGCTGGTCCGCTTAACTTAAGTTCCTATACCAACACAAGAACTTTCCCCGGCGGCCTGGGGAACAATGTGTACTTTACCAAATCCGCGCTTTTTGTTCCCAGGGCTATCAGCAGCCTTGGCTTTAATGCATTTCGTGTAAGCCTGCGTATGGTGGAAACCAACTGGGCAGCATCCAGGGAAGTGAACATCCTGCAATATGAAGTGCAACGCAGAAAGGAAAATGAAGATAGTTTCTACACCGTAAAGGTACTTCCTCCTAAAACTCCCCGGGGCATAGTGAACACGAGCGTACAATATTACACGGTGCCGGATGATAATTTCTATGATAACTGGACCTATTACCGCCTGAAGGTCCTGGGACTGGATGGCCTGATCACTTATTCGGAGATCAGAAAAGTGCCCTGGTTCTATGAGATCAAAGTATCGCCCAATCCCAACAACGGTCTTTTCTACGTAAGCTTATACGGTTTGCACAAAGCGGTGAGGATGGAAATGTATGATATTGCCGGCAGGCTGCACAATACACGGATATTAACGGAAAGCAATACACGTATACAAATGAGCAGACTCCCGGCAGGTAGTTATGTTTTGGTGTTCTATGATATGGAAGACAGAAGCAAACTGCTGGACAGGAAACAGATCATCATCCTGAAATAG
- a CDS encoding MFS transporter, producing the protein MKVFYAVLANSLVASVTNTFVWFAVTFWVFLQTKSVLATSVMAGIYFGTVALSGFFLGSLVDRYRKKTAMLISSIGSLSLYTIAFILYLLAPEDAFTKDASVLLWVFVLLTLFGAIIGNIRSIALSTAVTFLIPEDSRDKANGLVGSTTGTAFLISSIMSGMAIGFLGMFWTLVVAVVLMFLAILHLWTIPMKENEIVHTVHEEPKTVDVKGTIKVIKLIPGLFGLIFFNCFNNFLGGVFMSLMDAYGLSMVSVQVWGVLWGVLSLGFIIGGLVVAKRGLGKSPLKVLFQCNMLMWFICIFFTIQASIVLLSVGMFIYLCLIPVVEAAEQTIIQKAIPPERQGRVFGFAQSIEQAASPVTAFMIGPIAQYVFIPFMTTGAGADLIGDWFGTGMARGLALLFTVTGLIGFIVTILAKQTRSYKELLALK; encoded by the coding sequence ATGAAGGTCTTTTATGCTGTATTAGCGAACTCGCTCGTTGCTTCCGTTACCAATACATTCGTCTGGTTTGCCGTTACTTTCTGGGTTTTTCTGCAAACGAAATCTGTATTGGCCACTTCCGTGATGGCGGGCATTTATTTTGGAACAGTAGCCCTTTCCGGTTTTTTTCTCGGATCACTGGTAGACAGGTACCGGAAGAAAACAGCCATGCTCATTTCCAGCATCGGCTCACTCTCTTTGTACACCATTGCTTTTATATTATATCTCCTGGCACCGGAGGATGCTTTTACCAAAGATGCCAGTGTATTGTTATGGGTATTTGTTTTGCTGACGTTATTCGGGGCTATCATCGGAAACATCCGGTCGATAGCCCTTTCTACTGCTGTAACGTTCCTCATTCCGGAAGATAGCCGTGATAAAGCAAACGGCCTGGTAGGCAGTACTACGGGTACGGCCTTTCTCATCTCTTCCATCATGAGCGGTATGGCTATTGGTTTCCTGGGCATGTTCTGGACACTTGTAGTAGCTGTAGTGTTAATGTTCCTGGCCATCCTGCATTTATGGACCATTCCCATGAAGGAGAATGAGATTGTTCACACCGTACATGAAGAACCTAAAACAGTAGACGTTAAAGGAACCATCAAAGTTATTAAACTCATTCCCGGTCTTTTCGGACTTATATTTTTCAACTGCTTTAATAATTTCCTCGGTGGCGTATTCATGTCATTGATGGATGCATACGGCCTCTCCATGGTATCCGTGCAGGTATGGGGAGTGCTCTGGGGTGTACTGAGTTTAGGTTTCATTATCGGTGGCCTGGTAGTAGCGAAAAGAGGTTTGGGAAAATCACCCCTGAAAGTACTTTTCCAATGTAACATGCTGATGTGGTTTATCTGCATCTTCTTCACTATTCAGGCCTCCATTGTTCTGCTCTCTGTAGGCATGTTTATATACCTCTGCCTGATCCCCGTAGTGGAGGCAGCAGAGCAAACCATCATTCAAAAGGCCATTCCACCGGAGCGGCAGGGCCGGGTGTTTGGTTTTGCACAAAGTATTGAACAGGCCGCATCTCCTGTAACCGCTTTTATGATAGGCCCCATTGCGCAATACGTTTTCATTCCGTTTATGACTACGGGCGCAGGAGCTGACCTTATCGGGGATTGGTTCGGTACCGGTATGGCCAGAGGGCTTGCACTGCTGTTTACTGTTACAGGATTAATAGGTTTCATTGTCACCATCCTGGCTAAACAAACGCGTTCTTACAAAGAGCTGCTGGCTTTGAAATAA
- a CDS encoding DUF2589 domain-containing protein: MAKINPKSRTPRPKVARRTTVASPVPSVEAATELAASTAQKLSKAVTAGRGMVSKAGPNPAGLVSELNNIDFKKMIGAPLQACVDAQVQSSLATINFINSVGFVTSDMGKKELVMVDFTHERVDVKDDGSPINKKTYLKVPLLAMLPIPSLRIEHVVIDFNAKLNSVETSSVSDELGIKAELAVGWGPVSFKASASYQRKSVTGVEVKKEFALNVNVKAVQDEMPAGLEKILGMLSA, encoded by the coding sequence ATGGCAAAGATTAATCCTAAAAGCCGCACCCCACGGCCAAAAGTAGCGCGGAGAACTACTGTTGCTTCTCCCGTTCCAAGTGTTGAAGCTGCTACAGAACTTGCAGCCAGCACAGCCCAAAAATTATCCAAAGCTGTAACCGCAGGCAGAGGGATGGTATCCAAAGCTGGTCCAAACCCTGCAGGCCTCGTTTCAGAACTGAACAACATCGATTTCAAAAAAATGATCGGTGCACCCTTGCAGGCTTGTGTGGATGCACAGGTACAAAGCTCCCTGGCTACCATTAACTTCATCAATTCCGTTGGTTTTGTAACAAGCGACATGGGTAAGAAAGAGCTGGTTATGGTGGATTTCACACATGAAAGGGTAGATGTAAAAGATGATGGCTCTCCCATCAACAAGAAGACCTATTTAAAAGTTCCCCTGCTGGCCATGCTGCCTATCCCAAGCCTGCGCATCGAACACGTAGTGATCGATTTCAACGCAAAACTGAACTCCGTTGAAACTTCCAGCGTATCTGACGAGCTGGGCATCAAAGCGGAATTAGCAGTTGGCTGGGGCCCTGTAAGCTTTAAAGCATCGGCCTCCTATCAACGTAAGTCCGTTACCGGCGTTGAAGTGAAAAAAGAGTTTGCACTCAACGTAAATGTAAAAGCTGTGCAGGATGAAATGCCTGCCGGACTGGAAAAGATCCTTGGGATGCTTTCCGCATAA
- a CDS encoding FAD-dependent oxidoreductase: protein MIKRDGHLTSLWQDTKQPYTTQPFPERDEWDVIVVGGGITGISTALRLQEAGKRCLVIEAENLCFGTTGGTTAHINTLLDTPYTTIAQNFGDDNARLVANAAKEAVESISTNIRKYNISCGFSEADAYLFAQDDSQEKELEEILTATKAAGLSAAFTENIPVPISFTKAIRVKAQAKFQPLDYVIGLAEAYEKLGGAIMQHCRVTGVENNELVEVETAQGIFKARDLIYATHIPPGVNLVHLRCLPYRSYAMAVLLDDGKYPEDLSYDMYDPYHYYRTQVVDGQPYLIAGGKDHRTGDAENTEQCLLQLEATIRKHFAVAEVKYKWSSQYYESSDGLPYIGSLPGQAEHIYVATGFGGNGMTYSHVAAAILEKLILNEGSPYIPLFDPNRLKPVAGFKNFMKHNLTVVKDLVSGLFPADKLESLSGMAHGEGRIVDYEDDKVAIYKDEEGNIHALHSLCTHLKCEVQWNGAERSWDCPCHGARYDIDGNVLNGPADKGLEKR, encoded by the coding sequence ATGATAAAGCGAGACGGACATCTTACCAGCCTTTGGCAGGACACAAAACAGCCATATACAACACAGCCGTTTCCCGAAAGGGATGAATGGGACGTGATTGTTGTTGGCGGAGGTATAACAGGTATCAGCACAGCTTTACGTTTACAGGAAGCCGGAAAGCGCTGCCTTGTTATAGAAGCGGAGAACCTTTGCTTTGGTACAACCGGTGGAACCACGGCACATATCAATACATTGCTGGATACACCGTATACAACCATTGCACAGAATTTTGGGGATGATAATGCCCGATTGGTGGCGAATGCTGCAAAGGAAGCAGTGGAAAGTATCAGCACTAACATCCGTAAATACAACATAAGTTGTGGATTTTCCGAAGCGGATGCGTATTTATTTGCGCAGGATGATTCCCAGGAAAAGGAATTGGAAGAAATCCTGACAGCCACCAAGGCAGCAGGGCTATCTGCTGCATTTACAGAGAATATTCCCGTTCCTATCTCATTTACAAAAGCCATCAGGGTGAAAGCACAGGCTAAATTCCAGCCGCTGGATTATGTAATAGGACTGGCAGAAGCGTATGAAAAATTGGGAGGTGCCATCATGCAGCATTGCAGGGTAACCGGTGTGGAGAATAATGAATTGGTAGAAGTAGAAACCGCACAAGGTATTTTTAAAGCACGCGATCTGATCTATGCTACGCATATCCCTCCCGGCGTGAACCTTGTACATCTCCGTTGTCTTCCTTATCGCAGTTATGCGATGGCTGTTCTGCTGGATGATGGAAAATATCCGGAAGACCTGAGTTACGATATGTACGACCCTTATCATTATTACCGCACACAGGTGGTGGATGGGCAACCTTACCTGATTGCAGGTGGTAAGGATCATAGAACAGGGGATGCGGAGAATACGGAGCAATGTCTTCTGCAACTGGAAGCCACTATCCGCAAACATTTTGCAGTAGCGGAGGTTAAGTATAAATGGTCTTCCCAGTATTATGAATCTTCAGACGGGCTGCCATATATTGGTTCCCTGCCGGGGCAGGCTGAGCATATTTATGTGGCTACAGGTTTTGGTGGTAATGGTATGACCTATAGTCATGTGGCGGCAGCCATCCTGGAGAAACTGATCCTCAATGAAGGCTCTCCTTATATTCCATTATTCGATCCTAATCGTTTGAAACCGGTAGCAGGATTTAAGAATTTCATGAAGCATAATCTTACGGTGGTGAAGGACCTGGTATCAGGACTGTTCCCTGCTGATAAGTTGGAATCTTTATCTGGCATGGCCCACGGAGAAGGGCGCATTGTGGATTATGAAGATGATAAAGTGGCGATCTATAAAGATGAAGAGGGAAATATTCATGCGTTACATTCCCTGTGTACCCACCTGAAGTGTGAAGTGCAATGGAATGGCGCAGAGCGTTCATGGGATTGCCCCTGCCATGGCGCGCGGTATGATATTGATGGGAATGTATTGAATGGGCCGGCAGACAAGGGGCTTGAAAAACGTTGA
- a CDS encoding DUF2589 domain-containing protein — MPQKKEASVSQPSLDQMSLQRMIAGPLQAMMDAQTASALAAVELVKKLSFTGDAQVATVDFSHYREGKKIELKVPLVSLVPVSCLRIAEVNINFNVKLTGIEKTAPNARSTGSSMKMSAGYQRQSGKEKTRASFHFTLEMKAVQDELPPELIQQLKIPNP; from the coding sequence ATGCCCCAAAAGAAAGAAGCATCAGTGTCACAGCCTTCGCTGGACCAGATGAGCCTTCAACGCATGATAGCAGGTCCCCTGCAGGCGATGATGGATGCACAAACCGCCTCTGCACTGGCTGCTGTGGAGCTTGTTAAAAAGTTAAGTTTCACCGGTGATGCACAGGTGGCTACGGTAGACTTTTCTCATTACCGGGAAGGAAAAAAGATAGAACTCAAAGTGCCGCTGGTATCCTTAGTGCCTGTTAGTTGTTTACGCATAGCAGAAGTAAATATCAATTTCAATGTTAAGCTGACGGGTATTGAAAAAACCGCCCCCAATGCAAGGTCCACAGGTTCCAGCATGAAAATGTCCGCAGGCTATCAACGTCAGTCCGGCAAAGAAAAAACCAGGGCATCCTTCCATTTTACCTTAGAGATGAAAGCAGTGCAGGACGAACTTCCCCCGGAATTAATACAACAACTCAAGATCCCCAATCCATAA
- a CDS encoding alpha/beta hydrolase yields MSNTNQPKPQDYLSDPHLSPAVKEFLKPLNAGGPPVESLPVPDARKVLVDAQAAVKVDVSGIDVSEKTITTDGFTIKLHIVRPEGVSEKLPVFIFIHGGGWVLGDFPTHKRLVRDLVVASGYASVFVNYTPSPDAKYPQAVNEIFAVTKWVAENGDEINVDGKNLAVVGNSVGGNMTAVTTLKAKEHGGPAIKLQILLWPIVDAGFDTESYRLFGEQRFLTTSLMKWLYDQYTKDPKQRKEIYASPLQATVEQLKGLPPALIQVAENDILRDEGEAYGRKLDEAGVTVTTIRYNGVIHDWGMLNGMAEIPGTRSLILHAAAELKKYLG; encoded by the coding sequence ATGAGTAATACAAATCAACCCAAACCCCAGGACTATTTATCCGACCCCCATCTTAGCCCTGCCGTAAAAGAATTCCTAAAACCCTTGAATGCCGGAGGCCCTCCTGTAGAAAGCCTGCCGGTACCGGATGCGCGGAAAGTGCTGGTGGATGCACAGGCAGCTGTGAAAGTGGATGTTTCCGGGATTGATGTGTCCGAAAAGACCATTACGACAGACGGGTTTACCATCAAGCTGCACATTGTGCGGCCGGAAGGAGTTTCTGAAAAGCTGCCGGTGTTTATTTTTATTCACGGTGGCGGATGGGTACTTGGGGATTTTCCTACCCACAAAAGACTGGTGCGTGACCTGGTAGTGGCATCTGGTTATGCTTCCGTATTTGTTAATTATACCCCCTCGCCGGATGCCAAATATCCGCAGGCCGTGAATGAGATCTTTGCGGTTACGAAGTGGGTAGCAGAAAATGGGGACGAAATAAATGTAGATGGTAAGAACCTGGCCGTAGTAGGAAATAGTGTAGGCGGAAATATGACAGCCGTTACCACGCTGAAAGCAAAAGAGCATGGCGGGCCTGCTATCAAATTACAAATACTGTTATGGCCTATCGTAGATGCGGGTTTCGATACAGAATCTTACCGCCTCTTTGGTGAACAGCGTTTTCTGACCACTTCCCTGATGAAATGGCTGTATGATCAGTATACAAAAGATCCAAAGCAGCGGAAGGAAATATATGCCTCTCCGTTACAGGCTACTGTTGAACAATTAAAGGGATTACCACCGGCATTGATACAGGTAGCAGAAAATGATATTTTGCGGGACGAAGGCGAAGCCTATGGCCGTAAACTGGATGAAGCCGGCGTAACGGTAACCACTATCCGTTATAACGGTGTGATCCATGACTGGGGAATGTTGAACGGCATGGCTGAAATTCCCGGTACGCGTTCTTTAATACTACATGCGGCAGCAGAACTAAAGAAGTATTTAGGATAG
- a CDS encoding winged helix-turn-helix transcriptional regulator, producing the protein MYVKKIPENPECGIEIAIKVLGGKWKPCILDAINRGYRRPSEMHRYISHASPRVLNMQLRELEEYCMVSKKVYDEIPLKVEYYLTDLGQSILPIIDAMDAWGEERRELITRIDEELQGVA; encoded by the coding sequence ATGTACGTGAAAAAAATCCCGGAGAACCCGGAATGTGGTATTGAAATAGCCATCAAGGTATTAGGTGGCAAATGGAAACCCTGCATTTTAGATGCCATCAACCGCGGGTACAGGAGACCCAGTGAAATGCACAGGTATATCAGCCATGCCAGCCCCCGTGTGCTCAATATGCAGCTGCGGGAACTGGAAGAATATTGCATGGTTTCCAAAAAGGTGTATGATGAAATACCACTTAAAGTAGAATACTATCTCACGGACCTGGGCCAGAGCATCCTGCCTATTATTGATGCCATGGATGCATGGGGAGAGGAAAGACGGGAACTGATCACCCGCATTGACGAAGAATTACAGGGCGTTGCCTAA
- a CDS encoding KTSC domain-containing protein: MPSTVIKNFSYDNKKSRLYVTFLSGKVYAYLNVPEHVYEEMKMALSKGKYLNEYIKGKYAFKAV; the protein is encoded by the coding sequence ATGCCATCTACTGTTATCAAAAATTTTTCCTATGATAACAAAAAATCCAGGCTGTATGTAACCTTCCTGTCGGGCAAGGTGTATGCATACCTCAATGTGCCGGAGCATGTATATGAAGAAATGAAAATGGCGCTTTCTAAAGGGAAGTATTTAAATGAATATATTAAGGGGAAGTATGCATTTAAAGCCGTTTAG
- a CDS encoding DUF6766 family protein has product MKFLYRNGLTIAFVTMLLITWGAQAFTGHRQFNAELEEKGMATLSFAAYLISPHFMEATFENWESEFLQMGMYVLLTVWLRQKGSSESKALDKKEEVDREPKPGPDAPWAVNKGGWWLKIYRNSLSIAFFLLFLFSFVLHFIGSRAHYNIEQTALHKPLASVSEYLGNSKFWFESFQNWQSEFLSVAAIVFLSIYLRQWGSPESKPVDAPHAETGK; this is encoded by the coding sequence ATGAAATTCTTATATCGAAACGGGCTAACCATCGCCTTCGTAACCATGCTGCTTATTACATGGGGAGCACAGGCATTTACCGGGCACCGGCAATTCAATGCGGAACTGGAAGAAAAGGGCATGGCAACCCTAAGCTTCGCTGCTTACCTCATTAGTCCGCATTTCATGGAAGCTACTTTCGAAAACTGGGAAAGCGAATTCCTGCAAATGGGCATGTATGTTTTATTAACAGTCTGGCTAAGACAAAAAGGCTCCTCTGAATCAAAAGCCCTGGATAAAAAAGAAGAGGTGGACAGGGAACCAAAACCAGGGCCGGACGCTCCCTGGGCTGTTAACAAAGGTGGATGGTGGCTGAAGATCTACCGCAATTCCCTCTCGATCGCTTTTTTCCTCTTATTCCTCTTCTCCTTTGTATTGCATTTTATAGGCAGCAGGGCACATTATAATATAGAACAAACCGCTCTCCATAAACCACTGGCATCGGTGAGTGAATATCTGGGTAATTCAAAGTTCTGGTTTGAATCCTTTCAGAACTGGCAAAGCGAGTTCCTCTCCGTTGCCGCTATTGTATTCCTATCCATTTATCTCCGGCAATGGGGCTCGCCTGAATCCAAACCTGTAGATGCACCTCATGCGGAAACAGGAAAGTAA